In a single window of the Terriglobia bacterium genome:
- a CDS encoding phosphatidylglycerophosphatase A has translation MRERISLFLATGCYIGMIPGAPGTYASLATTLAYYLIYRIYFRILPELHLSVICLITAAGIITSARTSRSLGQEDPHVVVIDEVAGQLTALLFLPISFFNLVAGTFLFRLFDIWKPYPIRRLEPLKNGVGIMADDLLAGVYANIVLHLANRLLHG, from the coding sequence ATGAGGGAACGCATCTCTCTCTTCCTGGCCACCGGCTGTTACATCGGAATGATCCCCGGCGCTCCCGGAACCTATGCCTCTCTGGCTACCACTCTAGCCTACTACCTGATCTATCGGATCTATTTCCGGATTCTGCCGGAGCTGCACCTGAGCGTAATCTGCTTGATTACAGCCGCCGGCATAATCACCTCCGCCCGCACCAGCCGCAGCTTGGGTCAGGAGGACCCACATGTGGTGGTAATCGACGAGGTCGCGGGTCAGCTCACAGCTCTGTTGTTTCTGCCGATCAGTTTTTTTAATCTCGTCGCCGGGACATTTCTCTTTCGCCTGTTTGATATCTGGAAACCATACCCCATCCGCAGGCTCGAGCCGCTGAAGAACGGCGTGGGCATCATGGCCGACGACCTGCTGGCCGGTGTGTATGCCAATATCGTACTCCACCTTGCCAACCGGCTCCTGCACGGATGA
- the yacG gene encoding DNA gyrase inhibitor YacG produces the protein MKIKCPKCGKETRLEDNPFRPFCSERCKLLDLGNWLSGSYSIPTVKDQEEDKPADPPKESGDS, from the coding sequence ATGAAGATAAAGTGTCCCAAGTGCGGGAAGGAAACCCGGCTCGAAGACAATCCTTTCCGGCCATTCTGCAGCGAGCGCTGCAAGCTCTTGGATCTGGGAAACTGGCTGTCGGGTTCTTACAGCATCCCGACAGTGAAAGATCAAGAGGAAGACAAGCCGGCGGATCCACCTAAAGAATCTGGAGATTCATGA
- the rimO gene encoding 30S ribosomal protein S12 methylthiotransferase RimO: protein MAKIGFISLGCPKNLVDSEVMLGLLQKAGHTITTDTAEAEIVVINTCSFIESSKKESIDTILEAAELKKTGACRRLIVTGCMAERYPKEIQSDLGEVDAILGTNQLQQITQAVAGDPVLPPTSFGRSNADYYLYDHTTPRVLATPAYTAYIKIAEGCDHTCSFCIIPKLRGPFRSRKIESLVEEARGLAAQGVKEITLVSQDTTSFGLDLGIGDGLARLLEALAGVEGIHWLRFLYVYPDLVSDRLVEVINSYGQICKYIDMPLQHAGARVLKSMRRGGNRKSLERMIERIRTGIPGVTFRTTMIVGHPGETEEDFQELKEFCRDMEFDRLGVFSYSDEEDTLSYELTRKVPARTAERRRRELMEQQAAIAATKNRHLVGRELPVLVEGPSQESELLLQGRLESQAPEIDGVCLINDSEVGEVNAGEFRVIRITQALEHDLLGTLVR from the coding sequence GTGGCAAAGATCGGATTCATCAGTCTGGGGTGCCCCAAAAACCTGGTCGACAGCGAGGTCATGCTCGGCTTGCTGCAGAAAGCGGGGCATACCATCACAACTGATACGGCCGAAGCCGAGATCGTCGTCATCAACACGTGCAGTTTCATCGAAAGCTCAAAAAAAGAATCCATCGACACCATACTCGAAGCGGCAGAGCTGAAGAAGACGGGTGCATGCAGGCGACTGATTGTCACCGGTTGCATGGCTGAACGCTATCCGAAGGAAATTCAGTCCGATCTCGGCGAGGTCGACGCCATCCTTGGGACGAACCAGCTGCAGCAGATCACGCAGGCCGTCGCGGGGGATCCCGTATTGCCGCCGACTTCGTTCGGGCGCAGCAACGCCGACTATTATCTCTACGATCACACAACACCGCGAGTCCTGGCCACGCCGGCCTATACCGCCTACATCAAGATCGCCGAAGGGTGTGACCACACCTGCTCTTTCTGCATAATTCCTAAGCTGCGCGGGCCCTTCCGCAGCCGGAAAATCGAATCGCTGGTGGAGGAAGCGCGCGGCCTTGCGGCGCAGGGGGTCAAAGAGATCACTCTGGTCTCGCAGGACACAACCAGCTTCGGGCTTGACCTGGGAATCGGCGACGGGCTGGCCCGCCTGTTGGAGGCGCTCGCCGGGGTTGAAGGCATCCATTGGCTTCGATTTCTCTATGTCTATCCGGATCTGGTGAGCGATCGGCTCGTGGAGGTGATCAACTCCTATGGGCAGATCTGCAAATACATCGACATGCCGCTGCAGCACGCCGGCGCCCGCGTTCTCAAATCGATGAGGCGTGGAGGCAACCGCAAAAGCCTTGAGCGGATGATCGAACGAATTCGCACCGGCATTCCGGGAGTGACGTTCCGGACCACCATGATCGTGGGGCATCCCGGCGAAACCGAAGAAGACTTTCAGGAGCTGAAGGAATTTTGCCGCGACATGGAGTTCGACCGGCTGGGCGTTTTCAGCTATTCAGATGAGGAGGATACGCTCTCGTACGAACTGACCCGAAAGGTGCCCGCGCGTACTGCCGAACGACGCCGGCGGGAGTTGATGGAGCAACAGGCCGCGATCGCGGCGACGAAAAATCGGCATCTGGTCGGGAGGGAGCTGCCGGTGCTGGTGGAAGGGCCGTCGCAGGAAAGCGAACTCCTGCTCCAGGGTCGCCTCGAATCCCAGGCCCCCGAGATCGACGGCGTCTGCCTCATCAACGACTCGGAAGTCGGAGAGGTGAATGCCGGAGAATTCCGGGTCATTCGGATCACGCAGGCACTGGAGCATGATCTTCTCGGCACCCTGGTGCGATAA